The following is a genomic window from Halobacterium sp. R2-5.
GGCTGGAGCGGCGTCGGCATCTTGCCGCGCGGACCGAGCACTTGACCGAGCGCACCCGCGATGTCCTGCATCATGGATGCTTCGGCCACGAAGAAGTCCGTCGCGTCAGCGAGGTCCTTCGCGGCGTCGGTGTCGTCGGCGAGGTCGGCGACTTCGTCGCCACCGTAGACCTCGTCCGCGACTTCCTCGGCTCGAACTGCGGTCTCGCCCTCTGCGAAGACCACAATCTGTGTCTCCTGTCCGGTGCCCGACGGCAGTACGACGCCCTCGTCGACACGATTCGACGGGTCGTTGAGGTCGAGGTCGCGCAGATTGATCGCGAGGTCCACCGTCTCACGGAAATTCCGCTCTGGGGCCTCCTCGAGTGCGCGAGTTACGGCCTCTTCAATGTCGTTGTCTGCCATCTTTCACCTCCGTAGTGCATTGACCCTGTGAAGGTCGGATCTCCTACGGGTCAGTGAAACAGGCGAAGCCTGTCTCGCTTCGAGAGAGGGGCAACGCGTCCTTAAAACCGTCGAACCACGATTCCGGCGCGAGCGGCGCTGAGAGCGGTCGCTCCGCTAGGAATCGGGAACAGCGACGGCACGCGAGAACCACGAACCGAAGTCGAGAATTCCAGTTTACGCTGCCGCTTCTTCCGCACCCAGCACGTCGTCGTAGTCGCCGTCCGCGACGCGCTGCTTGAACGTCCGCGCGTCCTCGCCCTCGATGGTGACGCCCATGGAGGCGCAGGTGCCGGCGACCTCCTTGGCGGCGTTGCGCGTGTCGTACGCGAGGAGGTCGGGCTTCTTCTGCTCCGCGATGGTCTTCAGCTGCTCGATGGAGATGTCCGCGACGAAGTCCTCGTTGGGCTCGCCGGAACCGGTCTCGAAGCCGGCCTCGTCTTTCACGAGAGCGGCCGTCGGCGGGACGCCGACTTCGATGCTGAACGACCCGTCCTCCTCGTACTCGACGGTGACCGGCACTTCCGTGCCGTCGAACGCTTCGGTCTGGTCGTTGATCTCCTGTACGACGGCCTGCACGTCGACGGGCGTCGGTCCGAGTTCGGGACCGAGCGGCGGCCCGGGGTCGGCCTGACCGCCAGCCACGAGTACTTCGATCGTCTCAGCCATACCCGGACGAACCGTCGCCGCGGCTTTAAACATATTGATAGCAGATTCTCCGCAGGCGCGCGGACCGACGGCGGGACGCGGAAGCCGCCGGCAGATTACCGACGGCGGCCAGCGAGGTAGGCGAGCAGGAACACCGCCGCGAGGGCGAGCGCCGGCACCTCGTAGGGCCGGGCGTGGAGCGTGAACACCGACCCGGCGACGGTCAGTGCGCCAGCGAGGACCGCGTACCCGAGCGGCGGGTCGCGTGACTCCCCGCGGTCGGCCGGCTCCGTTCGAACCACGAGCTCGCCGCGTTCGAGCTGGCCGAGCGCCCGGTCGAACCGCGCGGGGACGCGCGTCAGTGCGGGCAACGACCGGCTGACGTCCCCCCAGACCTCTTCGACGACCGCCCCGAGTTCGCTCTCGATGAACCCCTCCTCGACGAGGAACGAGCGGACGGCCGCGAGGAAGTCGAACTCGGGGTCGAGCTGGCGGCAGACGCCCTCGCCGACGGTGCCGACCCGGACGAGCAGCATCACGTCCGGCGGAATGCGGAACGGGAACGCCCGCAGCGTCGACGTCAGCTCCGTGATGATCGCCCGCCAGGTGACCGCCGACCGGCCCTCCAGGTTCTCGATGACGAGTTCGAGGACGCGACGCACTTCGGCGCGGTCGACGCTCGCTTCGAGGACGTCGAGCGCGACGAGCGCGTCGACGAGCGCGTCGACATCGCGCCGCACCAGCGCGCGGTACAGGCCGACGATGTCCGCCTGCACGGACGGCGGGAGCCGCTCGCTCATCCCGAAGTCGTAGACGAGCAGCCGTCCCTCGTCCGTGACGGCGAGGTTCCCCGGGTGGGGGTCGGCGTGGAACACGCCGTCGACGAGCCCCATCTCCAGGTAGACCTTCGTGATGCGGGTCGCCATCTCGCGCGGGCCAACGTCGACGCCCTCGAACGCGTCGTCGTCGGTTATCTTCCGGCCGGTACGGTACTCCATGGCCAGCACGCGCTCGGACGAGAGGTCGTCGTAGACGCCGGGGATGGCGACGCGGTCGTCGTCCGCGAAGTTCTCCCCGATTTCGGCCATGATCGCTCGCTCCCGGTCGAAGTCGAGCTCCGCGAGGATGATCTCCTCGAAGTCGTCGGCTGCGTTCCGGACGGAGTACTGCTGGCGTTCCGGGAGGAAGACGCCGACGACCGGGAGCAGCCCGCGGATGACCCGGAGGTCCCGCTCGATGACGGGCTCGACGCCCGGCCGCCGGACTTTCAGCGCGATCCGCTCCCCGCCGTGGACGACGGTGTACACGAACGCGAGCGAGCCGCCGGCGACCGGCTCCAGCGTCGAGAGGTCGAGGTCGTCGCCGATCTCCTCGCGAAGGACCTCCTGCGGGTCGCCGCCGGTCCCCTCCGGAATCTGGTCCTGGAGCGTCCGGAACACGTCGGTGTACGTCGGCGGCACGATGTCGGGCCGCGTCGAGAGCACCTGTCCGACCTTGATGAACGCGGGACCGAGGTCCAGCATCGTGTCGCGCATGCGTTCGGCCCGCCGCCTGTGGGTCTCCTCGCCGACCTGCCGCGGCGGGCCGAACGCGAGGAACCGGCGCCGGTCGCGGAGGAACGCGACGGCGAACGGGAGGAACCGGACGACGACCGAGAGATATCGACGAACGAAGCCGCTCATCTCTCTTCTAGGCGGGACGGGGTTCGCTGGCGAGTCATACGCTCTCTTCGGACACGGGTCACATATACGTAGGTACGCCGAGGAGACGCGGCCGTGCCCCGACGCCCAAAGAGTCATGAATCGGTCCCGCGATGTCCCGCCAACCGGTGGCCCTCGACCAATGAACGGCGTCGCGGTCGGCGCGGTGGTCGCCCTCTTCGCCTCCCTCGTTGCGGTGCTCGCCCTCGCAGTTCGCCGCCAGAACGGCGCGGCCGTCGTCAACGCGGTCGTCTCGCTGGCCGTTGCGGCCGTCGCGGTCGCGGGCGCCGCCCAGTTCCGGCTCGGCGCGAGCGGGCTGGTCGTCCCGGAGCTCGCGCTGTGGGCGGCCGCGGCCGGTCTCCTGCACTCCGTCGGGATGCTCGGGCCGTACGACTCGGTCTGGTGGTGGGACCACCTCACGCACACCGTCTCCGCGGCGCTCCTCGCGGCGCTCGTGTACGCTGGTGTCTCGGTCGCCGCGGGCGACGCGTGGTCGTCGGCCGCGGTCGCCGCCGCGACCGTCGCCTACACCGCGGTCGGGGGCGTGTTCTGGGAGGTCGTCGAACTCGTCGCGCGCGCTCTCGGCGAGCGGTACGACATCGAGCCCGTGCTGGTCCACTACGGGTGGCGGGACACCGCCTACGACCTCCTGTTCGACGTCGTCGGCGCCGTGGCCGTGGTCGTCCTCGACGTCCGGGTGTTCGTCCCGCTCGCCGCCGACGCCCCGGCGACGACGCGGCTCGTCCTCGTCGTGACGGTCGTCGTCCTCCTCGGAGTGTCGGTGCTGGCGGGCGCGCTCCTCGTCGTTCGTTCCGTGGAGCCAGCGTAGGACAGTTTCTCGGCGGGACGTGGAGAGCGAGCACGCGGCCCCGTCGAAACGGCCCGGGGTCCGGTGTCGGGCGCGATTCAGTTCAGGGGACGTTCACGCCCTGCCGCGCGAGGTAGTCGCCGACCTCCTTGATGACGACGGGGCTGCCGATGATGCGGACGACGCCGTCCTGTTCGAGGAAGCTGACGGTGAACTCCTCTTCGATGTCCTCGCGGACGCCCTCCAGCGTCGACGCGGGGAGCACGATCTGCGTGCTGTCGCGCAGCCTGGAGGGGTCGGGCATCACCGGTGACTCTCTTGAGACGGAGTATGAACGTGTCGAAACCAATCCCGGTCGGGCGTGAGGGAAAGCGCTTAACGGCGGCACCAGCCTATCCCACGCTAATGGGTCTGGAGGAGGAAATCGAATCGCTCGAAGAAGAAATCTCGGAAACGCCGTACAACAAGTCGACGGAGGCCCACATCGGCCGGCTGAAGGCGAAGCTCGCGGAGAAGAAGGAGAAGCTGGAGGCCCAGCAGTCCGGCGGCAGCGGCGGCGGGGGCTACGCCGTCGAGCAGCACGGCGACGCGACGGTGGCGCTCGTCGGGTTCCCCTCCGTGGGGAAGTCCTCGCTCATCAACGCGATGACGAACGCGGACAGCGAGGTCGGCTCCTACGAGTTCACCACCCTCAACGTCAACCCCGGCATGCTGGAGTACCGCGGCGCGAACATCCAGCTACTGGACGTGCCGGGGCTCATCGAGGGCGCGGCGGGCGGCCGCGGCGGCGGCAAGGAGATTCTCTCGGTGATCCGGGCCGCGGACCTGGTCATCTTCATGCTGTCCGCGTTCGAGATCGAGCAGTACGAGCGCCTCGCCGAGGAGCTCTACAACGTGAACATCCGCGTGGACGAGGAGCCCCCGTCGGTGACCGTCCGCCGGAAGGGCAAGGACGGCATCGACGTCAACACCTCCGGCGACCTCGACCTCGACCACGACACAGTCAAGGAGATTCTGCGCGAGCGCGGGTTCATCAACGCCGACGTCACCATCCGCGGGAACCCCTCCGTGGACGAACTCATCGACGGCGTGATGGACAACCGCGTCTACATGCCGTCGCTGGTCGCGGTGAACAAGGTCGACCTCATCGAGCCGTCGTACGCGGAGACGATGAAGGCGGACCTCCGCGAGCAGGGCATCGACCCCGAGGAGGCCATCTTCATCTCCGCTGAGGAGGAGAAAGGGCTCGACTCGCTCAAGGAGCAGATGTGGGAGGACCTCGGCCTCATCCGCGTCTACATGGACAAGCCCGGCCGCGGCGTCGACTACGAGGAGCCGCTCATCGTCCGCGAGGGCGACACCGTCGACGACGCCCTCCAGAAGCTCGGCGGCACGCTCGACGAGCGCTTCCGGTTCGCGCGCGTCACCGGGCCGTCGGCGAAACACGACGAACAGCAGGTCGGCCGCGACCACGTCCTCGAAGACGAGGACGTCATGCGCGTCGTCGCGCGGCGGTAGCGTGGCCGCTTCGTCACGTCGGCTCGCGGCGGTGCTGCTCGCGGGACTACTCCCGTGGGTCGTCG
Proteins encoded in this region:
- a CDS encoding AarF/UbiB family protein, which translates into the protein MSGFVRRYLSVVVRFLPFAVAFLRDRRRFLAFGPPRQVGEETHRRRAERMRDTMLDLGPAFIKVGQVLSTRPDIVPPTYTDVFRTLQDQIPEGTGGDPQEVLREEIGDDLDLSTLEPVAGGSLAFVYTVVHGGERIALKVRRPGVEPVIERDLRVIRGLLPVVGVFLPERQQYSVRNAADDFEEIILAELDFDRERAIMAEIGENFADDDRVAIPGVYDDLSSERVLAMEYRTGRKITDDDAFEGVDVGPREMATRITKVYLEMGLVDGVFHADPHPGNLAVTDEGRLLVYDFGMSERLPPSVQADIVGLYRALVRRDVDALVDALVALDVLEASVDRAEVRRVLELVIENLEGRSAVTWRAIITELTSTLRAFPFRIPPDVMLLVRVGTVGEGVCRQLDPEFDFLAAVRSFLVEEGFIESELGAVVEEVWGDVSRSLPALTRVPARFDRALGQLERGELVVRTEPADRGESRDPPLGYAVLAGALTVAGSVFTLHARPYEVPALALAAVFLLAYLAGRRR
- a CDS encoding 50S ribosomal protein L11, which encodes MAETIEVLVAGGQADPGPPLGPELGPTPVDVQAVVQEINDQTEAFDGTEVPVTVEYEEDGSFSIEVGVPPTAALVKDEAGFETGSGEPNEDFVADISIEQLKTIAEQKKPDLLAYDTRNAAKEVAGTCASMGVTIEGEDARTFKQRVADGDYDDVLGAEEAAA
- a CDS encoding 50S ribosomal protein L1, with product MADNDIEEAVTRALEEAPERNFRETVDLAINLRDLDLNDPSNRVDEGVVLPSGTGQETQIVVFAEGETAVRAEEVADEVYGGDEVADLADDTDAAKDLADATDFFVAEASMMQDIAGALGQVLGPRGKMPTPLQPDDDVVETVNRMKNTVQLRSRDRRTFHTRVGAEDMSAEDIADNIDVILRRLHADLEKGPLNVDAVYVKTTMGPAVEVA
- a CDS encoding GTP-binding protein — translated: MGLEEEIESLEEEISETPYNKSTEAHIGRLKAKLAEKKEKLEAQQSGGSGGGGYAVEQHGDATVALVGFPSVGKSSLINAMTNADSEVGSYEFTTLNVNPGMLEYRGANIQLLDVPGLIEGAAGGRGGGKEILSVIRAADLVIFMLSAFEIEQYERLAEELYNVNIRVDEEPPSVTVRRKGKDGIDVNTSGDLDLDHDTVKEILRERGFINADVTIRGNPSVDELIDGVMDNRVYMPSLVAVNKVDLIEPSYAETMKADLREQGIDPEEAIFISAEEEKGLDSLKEQMWEDLGLIRVYMDKPGRGVDYEEPLIVREGDTVDDALQKLGGTLDERFRFARVTGPSAKHDEQQVGRDHVLEDEDVMRVVARR